The genomic DNA CGTGGTTTTCTAAAAGGAAATGAATATGTAACAGATTTAATGCCCAACATAACAATTCCACTAAACTTAAAATTAGAGGAAACAGGCTTGAGAAAATATCAAATAACTGGAGAATTGGATACAATAAAATTATCTGAATTGAATTTTTGTGAACAAATAATGAAAAAAACGGGCTTAAATATCACAAAAATAGAATTATTTTATAAAAATGATATTGAAATGGATGAAAATAATATAATTAGGAATTCAAAAAAGAAATTTATACTGGAAGCTGATAATAAATTTTTACATGGAAGAGAGATTAATATAAAGGAAGAGGTGTGATATTTGGAGAAAAGTTATTTTTTAAAAAGCAGAACTGAGAAATACTATAACAGATACAAAGTAAGTGATATACTGGAAATTAAAAAAAAGGAAACCGGATATCTTGTTCAGAATTATGAAATAGATGTAAAAGGAAAAGGAAATAATATTTTGGATTTTAAATTATGCCATGGTGAAAAAAGGATCTGCGAACTGAATTTTGAATTGGAAATGACAGATAGATTTGAAAGAGAAAATAATAAGTTTGTTTTAAAAATAAATAAAAACAATGAAATAGAGGAAATATTAAATAAAAAAGAAATGGCTGATAATATTGACAATAAATTATTTCAGTACATGGAAGAAAATATTGAGAATTCTGGAAAAATAATGGATCTAGTTTACTTATATAAAAAACAGCTAGAAAATAAAGGAGAATTAGAATTTTTTATGAATACAGAAGGAATGAGTTCATATTTTTTCATTAATATTTTTGATAAAGAATACTTTGAAACGAAAGAAACAAAAATAATAAAGTACATAGGAAATATAGTACCTGAAGTTGCTATTCCGGTTGAACTTAAATTTAAAATAAAAAAACTGACAGAAAATGAATTACTTTTGTATTTTACATCTGATTATAGCGGAATGGCAAGTTATGCTAATATAGTATCAGCATATAAAGAATATCTGCAGCTTCCTGAATATGAAAAAATTGAATTTTATCTTGATATTAAAGGGCAATATACAATAGATACTAAAGAAAATAAGCTGAAAAAATATAATGTTCTTAGAGAGCTCAGTCTTGGTGATAATACATACAACAGGCAAATAATAGCAGAAGGAATTTGGAGATAAAAAATGCTTTTGACAGCTTCCTGATTGAGAAAAATATTAAATTAAAAACAAACTCAAACATATTGTATGTTTTAGCAGAATTTTCTAGAGCTGTCCGCTCTTCATATAATTGATTATTTGATAGTATTTATAGAACTAATCAATTTCTGCTTAAGCATAAAGTATACAATATTAACGAAAGGGACACATATGAAGAGAAACGACAATTACATGTGGATTTTACCAAGCATACTTATATTATTGTTTTTATTTTCTGTAAAATTTTGTACAAGGAGAATAAATGAAGAATATACAGTGGTAAAAGCAGAAAGACAGGATATAAGTCTTTTTGTCAGTGCAAGGGGAGAGATAGAGGCGAGAGATGTAATGCCTATAGGTCTTGATATAGAACTGGGTGTAGATGAAATATATTTTAAGGAAGGGGATTATGTAAAGCAGGGGGATTTAATTATCAGGTTCAGTGAATATCAGGAAGAGCAATATAAAAAGGAAATAGATGAAATAAAAGAAACACTGGCAGCTAAGAGCTCGAAGCTGCGTTTTGAGGAGGAGAAGTATCAGCTTTCGGGTGATAATAATATAGAAGAATTACAGAAACTGCGTGGTAAAATACAGTCGCTGCAAAATTCACTGACAGCCAGACAGAGTAAAAGAAAACTGATAGTAAGAGATATTACAAGTCCTGTCAGCGGATATATCATAAAAATAAATGCTGTAAAAGGCGGGACGAATGATCCGGCTAAACCGGTACTTATACTTGCGAAAAAAACAGATATTAAAATAGTGACGGAACCTGTAACAAAAGAAAAAGCCCGGCTGATACAGACAGGAAACAGTGCTTTAATAAGTTCGGTGAATGATCCTGAGAAAGAATTTGAAGCAACAGTTTATAAAATAGATGATTCACAAGGAGCAGGTTTTGCTGCAGTTGAACTTTTGACAAAAAATGTAGAAAACAGATATCTGCACGAAATATTAAATGTAAAAATATTTTATCAAAAGAGGGAGAATGTAGTAGCAGTTCCGTCGAGTGCATTAATAAAGACTGAAGATAAAGATAAGAATGTAAAATATTATGTTTATACAATAGATAAGGAAAACAGAATTAAAAAGCGGGCTGTAGATCCCGGGCTGTCAAATGGGGAAGTAACAGAGATAAAGAACGGACTTGAAGAAAACGAGGAAATAATACTTACACCTGATAAAAAACTGGAAAATAATACAATAGTAAGAAGAAAAGATATTGAAAGGGAGAAAAGAGAGAGGGAAGAAAGGCTGAAAAAAATAAAGGAAAAAAATAGTGAATATAATGAAGAGATAGAAAAGAATAACAGGGAAATATTAAAGCTGGAAAAAGAGAGCGGGGCAAAGAA from Sebaldella termitidis ATCC 33386 includes the following:
- a CDS encoding efflux RND transporter periplasmic adaptor subunit; translation: MKRNDNYMWILPSILILLFLFSVKFCTRRINEEYTVVKAERQDISLFVSARGEIEARDVMPIGLDIELGVDEIYFKEGDYVKQGDLIIRFSEYQEEQYKKEIDEIKETLAAKSSKLRFEEEKYQLSGDNNIEELQKLRGKIQSLQNSLTARQSKRKLIVRDITSPVSGYIIKINAVKGGTNDPAKPVLILAKKTDIKIVTEPVTKEKARLIQTGNSALISSVNDPEKEFEATVYKIDDSQGAGFAAVELLTKNVENRYLHEILNVKIFYQKRENVVAVPSSALIKTEDKDKNVKYYVYTIDKENRIKKRAVDPGLSNGEVTEIKNGLEENEEIILTPDKKLENNTIVRRKDIEREKREREERLKKIKEKNSEYNEEIEKNNREILKLEKESGAKKKDTKKAEEEIIQPQQKAMTLEEMEEEDRQNRE